The Triplophysa rosa linkage group LG15, Trosa_1v2, whole genome shotgun sequence genome has a segment encoding these proteins:
- the pde4dip gene encoding myomegalin isoform X10 — translation MMLDSKMKDVCRICARELCGNQRRWIFHPTAKLSMQVLLSYALGREMTRDGRGEFACSKCTFMLDRMYRFDTVIARVEALSIERMQKLLLEKDRLRQCIGGLYRKNNAEDFGGIDGGAGDSPVADFSGLAEAKYSALLQEDLTYSVYESWAEQSPQDQDHQNPVQHHHQCPAAMDGASGPRPRKCRGCAALRVADSDYEAVCKVPRKVGRSTSCGPSTRYSSSVQDNPEECVPSAPPQEPEIAENNQTCRSSDPERTSVSPATSVESLDTAVDVTQESCPKVHPNIIQEETEEERSPIRRPESLSEGTSRPGSVCGLEVALSLLRSYEYHPIQSPQGSRIPVLMKPNATPVESLYPLLQVTPTGVDCPLTPHIQDAPSSIQQELQQELEEMENLWFDEYMPCRPLGHQKSLIEEQQSRLVQYEKAAGQCVSELQKAQQQVQSLQAKIRESDTNNEKLQQRLEEMERELHSVREAACGQERTIQTLSDSLNTKDCEITNLHRLIEEQKELLLTLKQQNNHYHFQQQQASGVAPSRMQADLLDLQGSHFSAQLELQSLQRAQQQSQRREDDLSRENQRLRADLQEALQHRQDTNRHNQDLLSALQKARSELQQVEEKWKDERSGREKEVEEQERTIRELKTSLENKERWIQDYNELMDGQRKPGVNKDNLIHKLKQRIQERDRALERAVDEKFMCIEQKEDELSKLQLVLREKERDQEKLQCVLSNNEETITSLEVLLRGKGLELEQVCEAWRSTQCVQREREDSHTRSLRERDTLISQLQMSLHTRTKEAEEMTAVLLSKVSIGSNEVAEELKSRLLLKERLFQELLSDRSIQTQEHHQHVQDLLNAINAREQYIKESAGRVGQVMAEQTARLQELRRQLESTDPRSTPPEPPADKQRLLDELQLALRREREAQDQLTILRSTLASHRDQLQAQASDLEALTRTVNIKEEIIKDLQMQLVEPSGLPLVDRLCQELQELRERIGHQKPICVNHKQAVLDPLVSMDTGQAVKPHADFGGFTSDDGEEEDEECNSEFADSAEDEERSKLTAQSLLNMQSCDQHRGIRGCQDAIVEGQGLAEVKLLVEQKRAVERELMELKSQLEKSGFSSLSQMRKALFTLRSENKELRSVVIRGESERDRRKIIPDGSDVLDGAAGKESNRSTPRKDLLKDQTVHLKSNLEQVQLETRELQERLMVSEATVQAQAEQLKDYRELLTETTVQQDNKQVQVDIQDLGYETCGRSENEAEREDASSPGDFEFDDLELCTSLSYRDGSSQWWGASASLNSGKTEQDVSHLQQLVEDLRSQLSRSQALIRSLQAQTRDHTPGSTPRKVNWGSENFEAQSTAEEDEGWQSSDGFGSLPRQPKQGRELQELVSRVTSLEEQLRKSKGHAEDGKTGNWPGKFDTLIQAQARELSHLRQKMREGRGVCHILTQHLGDTTKVFEELLRSNDIDYYMGQSFRDQLSQSISLTQRISTKISGRDHAELPDDKSGHELLAIRLSKELQQKDKLIESLRSNLDQQQPRSDTPVSSNALSEATDQSDRTSFVSDDHGSTNEDLELCSELDGASEYGQEGATRSATGHHGPQVKPLGGFPLGSHTPDHSSLHLLSHHGFEQSPLSSQHASPAMKSGASLLESSAMWDMMHDPRALRPGVYGDVSSGSSGYLSGHTGSDLMEEHLREIRSLRRRLEDSIQTNDRLRQQLEERLASSARNAAGGAAPTNIYIQGIDSVSQLSNEIRALEEENHTLQIQLQQARTDGSKEMERLREAVLSSRGQLKEAEMDADRWADQCRQLQAQIRDQAQAILQLKRDKQNHLGNSTRLQHEVNVLQQQLAESQRLVHGLQCELQVYHRVCGTTESNTGSGLSLTFDPRESNMHLLEQQLRERLDQFMPRPFARKQLFHDQSPSPPVRDTGFPSPASPAVEPEDSKLSASDSSKPATEGVDGEAPDGSFACRSGRHVIGHVDVFSALQQQLLEGKVVIRKIEAALQSNTEHDLPESYIRSLHTSTKTLKQILEETGSLLRMFWRAALPSTDASDQQLKKEQSLRREVVLLKRKLSEQDMLIRESKESLRNSNRTKDGMEQFIVNQLSRTRDVLKQARSNLEKNELKIASLGCSSLPPPLFSFSLPSRPRDEISGVPGKHAPSLGWNIMSCNAQDQHMMTSPWPTQGCDGRRPLESSYRADPRLDAAVFL, via the exons ATGATGTTGGACTCGAAGATGAAGGACGTGTGCCGTATATGTGCCAGGGAGCTGTGTGGTAACCAACGGCGATGGATCTTCCACCCCACTGCCAAGCTAAGTATGCAAGTCCTGTTGTCCTATGCGCTGGGCAGAGAGATGACCCGAGATGGCCGGGGAGAGTTCGCATGCAGCAAGTGTACCTTCATGCTGGACCGAATGTACCGTTTCGACACCGTGATCGCCAGGGTTGAGGCGTTGTCCATTGAACGGATGCAGAAGCTCTTATTGGAGAAAGACAGGCTCAGACAGTGCATCGGTGGACTTTATCGGAAAAACAACGCTGAGGACTTTGGGGGGATAGACGGGGGTGCGGGTGACTCCCCTGTTGCAGACTTTTCTGGATTGGCTGAAGCTAAATACAGCGCACTGCTGCAAGAAGACCTGACATACTCTGTCTATGAGTCCTGGGCTGAACAAAGCCCTCAAGACCAGGACCACCAAAACCCTGTTCAACACCATCATCAATGCCCCGCAGCAATGGACGGCGCTTCCGGACCCCGTCCCAGGAAGTGCAGGGGGTGTGCTGCGTTGCGAGTAGCAGATTCAGATTATGAGGCCGTCTGCAAGGTTCCCAGGAAAGTAGGCCGAAGCACCTCTTGCGGTCCTTCTACACGGTACTCCAGCAGTGTCCAAGACAATCCTGAGGAGTGTGTGCCATCTGCTCCACCGCAAGAACCGGAGATCGCAGAGAACAACCAAACTTGCCGTTCTAGTGACCCGGAGCGCACCAGTGTGAGTCCTGCCACGTCTGTGGAGTCTTTGGACACTGCCGTAGATGTCACCCAAGAGTCTTGTCCAAAAGTCCATCCAAACATTATTCAGGAGGAAACTGAAGAGGAACGTTCACCCATTAGAAGGCCTGAGTCGCTCTCTGAAGGCACATCCAGGCCTGGATCTGTGTGTGGACTGGAGGTGGCCCTCAGTCTGCTTAGAAGCTATGAATATCACCCCATCCAAAGCCCCCAAGGTAGTCGGATTCCTGTGCTCATGAAACCTAACGCTACACCCGTGGAGAGTCTTTACCCACTGCTACAGGTGACTCCCACAGGGGTGGATTGTCCCCTTACCCCACACATTCAGGATGCTCCTTCCAGCATCCAGCAGGAACTGCAGCAAGAGCTGGAAGAAATGGAGAACCTGTGGTTTGATGAATATATGCCGTGCAGGCCATTGGGCCATCAGAAG AGTTTGATCGAGGAACAACAGTCTCGGCTGGTGCAGTATGAGAAGGCGGCGGGTCAGTGTGTCAGTGAACTGCAGAAAGCCCAACAGCAGGTCCAGTCTCTCCAGGCCAAGATCAGAGAGAGTGACACCAACAATGAG aagctACAGCAGAGGCTTGAGGAAATGGAAAGGGAACTACACTCTGTCAGAGAAGCAGCATGTGGTCAGGAGAGAACAATACAGACCTTGAGTGACTCGCTCAACACTAAAGATTGTGAG ATTACCAATCTCCACCGGCTCATTGAGGAACAAAAAGAGCTTTTACTCACTCTAAAGCAACAGAACAATCATTACCATTTTCAACAACAGCAG GCGTCTGGTGTGGCTCCCAGCCGAATGCAGGCTGATCTCTTGGACCTCCAGGGCTCTCATTTCTCTGCCCAGTTGGAGCTACAAAGCCTCCAAAGAGCGCAGCAGCAGAGCCAGAGACGAGAAGATGACCTGTCCCGTGAGAACCAGCGCCTCCGAGCCGACCTGCAGGAAGCACTACAGCACCGGCaggacacaaacagacacaaccAAGATCTGCTATCCGCTCTACAGAAAGCTCGCTCTGAGCTCCAACAAGTGGAGGAGAAATGGAAAGATGAAAGGAGCGGCCGAGAGAAAGAGGTTGAGGAGCAAGAGAGGACCATCAGAGAGCTGAAGACGTCACTTGAgaacaaagagcgttggatacAA GATTACAATGAGCTGATGGACGGTCAAAGAAAGCCAGGCGTGAACAAAGACAACCTCATTCACAAGCTCAAACAACGCATTCAGGAAAGAGACAGAGCGTTAGAA CGAGCGGTTGATGAGAAGTTCATGTGCATCGAGCAGAAAGAAGACGAGTTGAGTAAACTGCAGCTGGtgctgagagagaaagagagagaccagGAGAAACTTCAGTGTGTGCTGTCCAACAACGAGGAAACCATCACG AGTCTGGAGGTGTTGCTGCGTGGTAAAGGTTTAGAGCTCGAGCAGGTGTGTGAAGCCTGGCGCAGCACTCAGTGTGTTCAGCGAGAACGAGAGGATTCACACACACGCAgtctgagagaaagagacactCTCATCAGTCAGCTGCAGATGTCATTGCACACACGCACCAAAGAAGCAGAG GAAATGACTGCGGTTCTGCTCAGCAAGGTGTCCATCGGGTCCAACGAGGTGGCCGAGGAGCTCAAGTCTCGCCTACTGCTGAAGGAGCGTCTGTTTCAGGAGCTGCTGTCGGACCGCAGCATACAGACTCAAGAACACCATCAGCACGTCCAGGACCTGCTCAACGCCATCAATGCTAGAGAGCAGTACATCAAG GAGTCTGCTGGGCGTGTGGGTCAGGTGATGGCCGAACAGACCGCTCGCTTGCAGGAGCTACGCAGACAGCTTGAGTCAACAGACCCTCGGTCGACCCCACCAGAACCTCCCGCTGACAAGCAGAGACTTCTGGATGAGCTCCAGCTGGCTCTGCGCAGAGAAAGAGAGGCACAGGACCAGCTGACCATCCTGCGCTCCACCTTGGCCTCACACCGAGATCAACTCCAGGCCCAGGCTTCAGATCTAGAGGCCTTGACCAGGACTGTGAACATTAAAGAGGAAATCATCAAG GACTTACAAATGCAGTTGGTGGAACCATCAGGTTTGCCACTAGTAGATCGATTGTGCCAAGAACTACAGGAGCTGAGAGAGCGGATCGGACATCAGAAGCCCATCTGTGTTAATCACAAG CAGGCTGTTTTGGATCCATTGGTGTCCATGGATACAGGACAGGCAGTCAAACCTCATGCTGATTTTGGAG GTTTTACTTCAGATGAtggagaggaggaggatgaagaaTGCAACAGTGAGTTTGCGGATAGTGCCGAAGATGAAGAGCGCTCCAAACTGACTGCTCAGTCTTTGCTCAACATGCAG AGTTGTGATCAGCACAGAGGAATTAGGGGCTGTCAGGATGCTATAGTTGAGGGTCAGGGGCTAGCCGAGGTCAAGCTGCTGGTGGAGCAGAAGAGGGCGGTAGAAAGAGAACTGATGGAGCTCAAATCCCAGCTGGAGAAGAGCGGCTTCTCCTCTCTATCTCAGATGAG GAAGGCATTGTTTACTCTACGCTCCGAGAACAAGGAGCTCAGGAGTGTAGTGATCAGAGGAGAATCTGAGAGGGATAGACGGAAGATCATACCAGATGGCTCTGATGTACTTGATGGGGCAGCTGGTAAAGAG tCTAATAGATCTACACCTAGAAAGGATCTATTAAAAGACCAGACAGTACATCTGAAATCCAACCTTGAACAGGTGCAGCTGGAGACCAGAGAGCTTCAGGAGAGACTCATGGTGTCGGAAGCAACAGTTCAAGCTCAGGCCGAGCAACTCAAAGACTACAGAGAGCTGCTta cgGAAACAACAGTACAGCAGGATAATAAACAGGTCCAGGTGGACATCCAGGATCTGGGCTATGAGACGTGTGGTCGCAGTGAGAatgaggcagagagagaagatgCCAGCAGCCCAGGTGACTTCG AGTTTGATGACCTGGAGCTGTGCACATCTCTGTCCTATCGTGACGGGAGCTCTCAGTGGTGGGGGGCTTCCGCCTCACTGAACTCTGGGAAGACAGAACAGGATGTGAGCCACCTGCAGCAGTTGGTCGAGGACCTGCGCAGTCAGCTCTCGCGATCTCAAGCTCTGATCCGTAGCTTGCAAGCCCAAACACGTGATCATACCCCGGGTAGCACTCCCCGGAAGGTCAACTGGGGCTCTGAGAACTTTGAGGCACAGAGTACAGCTGAGGAGGACGAGGGCTGGCAGTCGTCAGACGGCTTTGGGTCTCTCCCCCGCCAGCCCAAGCAGGGTCGAGAGCTGCAGGAGCTGGTGTCTCGCGTGACATCATTGGAAGAGCAGCTGAGGAAGAGCAAAGGTCATGCGGAAGATGGCAAAACTGGAAACTGGCCAGG CAAGTTTGACACGTTGATTCAAGCGCAGGCCCGTGAGCTGTCTCACCTGCGGCAGAAGATGCGAGAGGGCCGTGGCGTGTGCCACATTCTGACTCAGCACCTAGGGGACACCACCAAGGTCTTTGAGGAGCTCCTGCGTTCCAATGACATTGACTACTACATGGGCCAGAGCTTCAGAGACCAGCTGTCTCAGAGCATCTCGCTCACCCAGAGAATCAGCACCAAGATCAGCGGTC GTGATCACGCTGAACTTCCAGATGATAAGTCAGGCCATGAGCTGCTTGCAATACG GTTGAGTAAGGAGCTACAACAGAAAGACAAACTCATCGAGTCGCTGCGATCTAACCTCGACCAGCAACAGCCACGATCCGACACACCCGTCAGCAGCAATGCCCTGTCCGAGGCCACCGACCAATCAGACAGGACCTCGTTTGTGTCAGATGACCACGGCTCAACCAATGAGGATCTAGAGTTGTGCTCTGAACTGGATGGTGCCAGTGAATATGGTCAAGAGGGCGCAACAAGGAGTGCCACag GCCATCACGGTCCTCAAGTCAAACCTCTGGGTGGGTTTCCACTGGGCTCTCACACTCCTGACCATAGCAGTTTACACTTGCTGTCACATCATGGTTTTGAACAATCTCCTCTTAGCAGTCAACATGCAAGCCCTGCTATGAAATCTGGGGCGAGTCTTCTAGAGAGCAGTGCAATGTGGGATATGATGCATGACCCGAGAGCATTAAGACCAGGAGTGTATGGAGATGTGTCCTCTGGTTCCTCAGGATATCTGTCGGGACATACAG GTTCAGACCTGATGGAGGAGCACCTCAGAGAGATTCGCTCACTTCGACGGCGACTGGAAGACTCTATTCAGACCAATGACCGTCTGAGACAACAGCTGGAGGAGAGACTGGCCTCTTCTGCACGAAACGCAG CAGGTGGAGCTGCACCCACCAACATCTACATCCAGGGGATTGATTCCGTTAGTCAGCTGTCCAATGAGATTCGAGCCCTAGAGGAGGAAAATCATACCCTGCAGATCCAACTCCAACAGGCCAGAACAG ATGGCAGTAAAGAGATGGAGCGCCTGAGAGAGGCAGTTCTGTCTAGTCGTGGCCAATTAAAGGAGGCGGAGATGGATGCGGACAGGTGGGCGGATCAATGCAGGCAGCTGCAGGCTCAGATCAGAGATCAGGCTCAGGCAATACTACAGCTCAAGCGAGACAAACAGAACCACCTGGGCAACAGCACCAG GCTCCAGCACGAAGTGAATGTTCTCCAGCAGCAGTTGGCTGAGAGTCAGCGTCTTGTGCACGGACTACAGTGTGAGCTACAGGTGTACCACAGAGTTTGTGGTACAACTGAGAGCAACACAG GTTCAGGGTTGAGTTTGACCTTTGACCCGCGCGAGTCTAACATGCACTTGTTGGAGCAGCAGTTGAGAGAGAGGCTGGACCAGTTTATGCCCCGCCCATTTGCCAGGAAACAGCTCTTCCACG ACCAATCACCATCTCCCCCCGTTCGGGATACAGGGTTCCCAAGTCCCGCCTCACCAGCGGTGGAACCAGAAGATTCAAAGTTATCTGCTAGTG ACTCATCCAAACCCGCCACTGAAGGTGTTGACGGTGAGGCCCCAGACGGCTCCTTCGCCTGCAGGTCAGGACGTCATGTGATCGGTCACGTGGATGTTTTCAGTGCCCTACAACAACAGCTATTGGAGGGAAAAGTGGTTATACGCAAGATAGAGGCAGCGTTGCAGTCCAACACAGAACATGACCTGCCAGAG AGTTATATTAGAAGCCTTCACACCAGCACAAAGACACTAAAGCAGATTCTGGAGGAGACGGGCTCTCTCTTGAGAATGTTCTGGAGAGCAGCTCTGCCCAGCACTGATGCTTCTGACCAGCAGCTTAAAAAG GAGCAGTCCCTTAGAAGGGAGGTTGTTCTACTGAAGCGTAAGCTTTCAGAGCAAGACATGCTTATCAGGGAATCTAAGGAGAGTCTAAGAAACTCCAATCGCACTAAAGATGGCATGGAGCAATTCATCGTCAATCAAC TCTCAAGAACACGAGATGTGCTGAAACAAGCTCGATCGAATCTAGAG AAGAATGAACTCAAGATTGCCTCTCTAGGCTGTTCCTCTCTCCCCCCacctttattttccttctcCTTACCTTCCCGACCTAGAG ATGAGATCTCAGGAGTCCCAGGCAAACACGCCCCTTCTCTTGGTTGGAATATCATGAGTTGTAATGCTCAGGATCAGCACATGATGACCAGCCCATGGCCTACGCAGGGATGTGATGGACGGCGCCCTCTAGAGTCGTCCTACAGAGCAGACCCAAGACTCGATGCTGCTGTTTTCTTATAA